The genomic window ACGGGAATTGCTTTGCTGCCTGCCTTGCCTCACTGCTTGAGATTCCTCTATGGATGGTCCCGCCCTTCGATGACATGTTCGGGCGGAGCGATTGGCGTCCGCGTGTTGACGAGTGGCTGCTACAGCTTTTCAAGCTCAAGCTAGTGCGCTGGGACGCAGGCGATGACCCGGTGGAATTCCCCGATTTCTACATCGCCAGCGGCATGTCCGCTCGTGGCGTGCAGCACTCGGTCATCTACAGCAATGGCGTGATGGTGCACGACCCGCACTACAGCGACAGCGGCATCGCCGAGGTGGATTGGGTTTGGTATCTGGCACCGGCCGCATGACCGACCGCATCCGCTCCCAGCACGGCAACGTCATCGCCGCCGACTTCCGGCCGCGCGTGGGCGAAATCACGGTAGGAATCGAGTTCCGCTCCGAAACGCTCTACTGCGACGACCACATCATCCTGACCCGAGCGACCGCCTTCATGGATGGCGAGGTCATCGCGGTCATGCACTTCGCCGGGAATCTGCAGACCGGCACCATCGTAACGCTGTAACAACTGGGAACCCATATGGACAAGGAAGTCTCCTACTTCGCCTTCACCGAATTCAAGGCGGACGACGAAACCCGCACTATCGAAGGTTGGGCGTCCATCTACGACTACGTCGACTCGCAGAAGGACATCGTCGTCCGCGGGGCGTTCGCCAAGTCGCTCAAGAGCGGCAAGCCGGCCATGCTCTGGCAGCACCGCCAGGACTCCCCGATCGGCGTTTGGGACGTGGCCGAGGAAACCGACAAGGGCCTGCTCGTGCGGGGGCGCATCCTCGACACGACCTTGGGAAACGATGCCTACAAGCTGGCCAAGGCCGGCGCCATCAAGGGCCTCTCCATCGGGTACACGGCCAAGCGTCAGGAGTTCGACCGTGATAAGGGCACGCGCAAGCTGCTCGAGGTGGACCTCTGGGAGGTGTCGCTCGTCACCTTCCCGGCCAACGACCGGGCCAAGCTGACCAGAGTCAAATCGGACGACGGCGCGTTCATGACCGAGCGCGACTTCGAGGAATTCCTGCGGGACGCAGGAGGTTTGAGCCACAAGGAGGCCAAGATCGTGGTCTCCGAGGGCTACAAGGCTTTGCTGAAGCACCGGGACGGTGGGGCGGAGGAGCAGACGGTATTGCGCGAATTGCGCGACGTATTAACCAACTTTAGGATTTAGCAACATGAGTGAGATTGTAATTAACGAGGTCAAGGAAGCCCTCAAGGGCATGGAGACCAAATTCTCGACCGCAATGAACGGCTTCGACGCCTTCAAGTCCGAAATCGCCCCGAAGCTCAGCAAGCTCGACAGCCTGGACGAGGCTAAGTTCAGCAAGATTTCCGAAACCATCGCCAACGCGGTCGAGGAAAGCCAGAAGCTGAACCTCAAGCTCAAAGCGGCTGAAGAAGCCATCGAGACCAAGACCAAGGCCCTCGAAACCGAACTGGCAGATGTGAAGACCGCCTTCAACCGCCAGGCCGCCTCCGGCGGCGGCGACGGCGATAAGGAAGCGAAAGCACAGCTCACCAAGCTGTTTAATCAGTTCGCCCGCTCGAAGAAGTCCCAGAACCAGGACTTCCACGAGTATCTGGAATCGGTCGACGCCCCGGCCGAGGTGAAGGCCCTGTCGGTCGGCAGCGACCCTGACGGCGGCTACCTGGTCATGCCGGAGTTCGGCGGGATCATCCAGACGAAGGTGTTCGAGTCGACCCCGCTGCGCCAGCTGGCCAGCGTGATCACCATCAACACCGACTCCTACGAGTACGTGCTGGATAACGGCGAGGCCGACGGCGAGTGGGTGGGCGAAACCTCCTCGGGTTCGACCGAAACCACCCCGACCCTGGGCAAGAAGTCGATCGTCGTGCACGAGCTGGCGGCCAAGCCGAAGGCCACGCAGAAGATGATCGACGACGGCATCGTGGACATCGAAGCATGGCTGGCCGGCAAGGTGGGCGACATCTTCGCTCGCAAGCAGGCCACCGCGTTCGTGTCCGGCAACGGCGTCGGCAAGCCCCGCGGCATCCTGACCTACACCGCAGGCACCGACATCGCCCAGGAGCAGGTCGAGCAGGTCGTGTCCGGTTCGGCCAGCACCGTCACCTACGACGGCATGGTCGACCTGCAGAACGCGCTGAAGGAGCCCTACCAGGCGAACGCGGCGTGGCTCTACAAGCGCTCCACCAACGCGGCGATCCTGAAGATCAAGGACCTGGAAGGTCGCCCGATCTTCAACATGACCTACGACAAGAACGCGGGCCTGCGCCCGACGCTCCTGGGTCAGCCCGCCTACTTCGGCAACGACATGCCGGCGATCGCGAGCAACGCTCTGCCCCTGGCCTACGCCGACTTCAAGCGTGCCTACCAGATCGTGGATCGCATCGGCATCCGCGTGCTGCGTGACCCGTATACCGCCAAGCCGTTCGTGATGTTCTACAGCACGACCCGCGTCGGCGGTGCGGTGATCAACCACGAGGCGATCAAGCTGCAGAAGATCAGCACCTAAGCCACCTCCTCCGGACGGCCGGCGCTAACTCGTCGGCCGTCGCACTCCCCACATTCGCAAGAAAGGAATCACCATGCGTGACATTACTTCCAACTTCCTCGTGAAACGGGCCATCAGCCCCGTTTCTGTGTCGGACAACACCGCCCAGGTATCGCAGATCATCGATCGCCAGGGGTTCGACTCCCTCATGTTCGCAATCGCCATCGGCTCGGTCGCCGATGCCGACGTCACCTTCACCACGTTACTCGAAGAATCGGACAACTCCGACCTCTCGAGCGGCAATGCGGTGGCCGATGCTGACATGACGAGCCAGACCTACGGCACTGCCCCCGAAACCGCCGCGTCGTTCCAGTTCGACGACGACAACGAGGTGCGCAAGATCGGCTATCTCGGCAACAAGCGCTACGTGCGGCTGACCATCACCCCGGCCAATAACGCCTCGGCAGCTCTCTTGGCCGCCGTTGCGATCCTCGGCCACGCGGGTCAGAAGCCGGTGACGCAGTCCGCGTCCTAACCACCTTGGGGGGGGGCTCGGGCCTCCCCCGCACTTTCTTATGGAGCGATAAATGAAGCAGAAAGTCAAAATGCTGAAGACCCTGGCAGGCGTAGACGAGGGGAAAGTTTACCCCGAGACCTACCGCGAAGGTCAGGAATACGCGGTCGGCGAAGATCTGCTCCGCTGTTTCGTCGACCTCGGCGGCGTGGAGCTGGTCGATGCTCCGACCTCGACCGGCAAGGCTCACAGCCGCGAGACGAAGGTCGGAGGCCCCGATGAGACCAAGCCCTTCGAC from Tautonia marina includes these protein-coding regions:
- a CDS encoding HK97 family phage prohead protease; amino-acid sequence: MDKEVSYFAFTEFKADDETRTIEGWASIYDYVDSQKDIVVRGAFAKSLKSGKPAMLWQHRQDSPIGVWDVAEETDKGLLVRGRILDTTLGNDAYKLAKAGAIKGLSIGYTAKRQEFDRDKGTRKLLEVDLWEVSLVTFPANDRAKLTRVKSDDGAFMTERDFEEFLRDAGGLSHKEAKIVVSEGYKALLKHRDGGAEEQTVLRELRDVLTNFRI
- a CDS encoding phage major capsid protein, with amino-acid sequence MSEIVINEVKEALKGMETKFSTAMNGFDAFKSEIAPKLSKLDSLDEAKFSKISETIANAVEESQKLNLKLKAAEEAIETKTKALETELADVKTAFNRQAASGGGDGDKEAKAQLTKLFNQFARSKKSQNQDFHEYLESVDAPAEVKALSVGSDPDGGYLVMPEFGGIIQTKVFESTPLRQLASVITINTDSYEYVLDNGEADGEWVGETSSGSTETTPTLGKKSIVVHELAAKPKATQKMIDDGIVDIEAWLAGKVGDIFARKQATAFVSGNGVGKPRGILTYTAGTDIAQEQVEQVVSGSASTVTYDGMVDLQNALKEPYQANAAWLYKRSTNAAILKIKDLEGRPIFNMTYDKNAGLRPTLLGQPAYFGNDMPAIASNALPLAYADFKRAYQIVDRIGIRVLRDPYTAKPFVMFYSTTRVGGAVINHEAIKLQKIST